In the bacterium genome, one interval contains:
- a CDS encoding archease: protein MARRLTAFETFEHTADVGLVIRGQTLEELFANAADALVDLMVDPNALREDIRMTATVSAADRSALLVTWLNELLYLLDVQRFLPRRCRVTELRDTALVAELFGDTVDPNRHAVRRMVKAATYHGFSLTQANGLWEARVILNL, encoded by the coding sequence GTGGCGCGTCGCCTCACGGCTTTCGAGACGTTCGAGCATACCGCCGACGTCGGCCTTGTCATCCGCGGACAAACACTGGAAGAGTTGTTCGCGAACGCCGCCGACGCCCTGGTCGATCTCATGGTCGATCCGAACGCACTCCGTGAGGATATCCGGATGACGGCCACCGTGTCGGCGGCCGACCGTTCGGCGCTGCTCGTCACCTGGCTCAACGAACTGCTTTACCTGCTCGACGTTCAACGATTCCTTCCCCGGCGCTGCCGAGTCACCGAACTCCGCGACACGGCCCTCGTGGCGGAGCTGTTCGGCGACACTGTCGATCCGAACCGGCACGCGGTCCGGAGAATGGTGAAGGCGGCAACATACCACGGCTTCTCGCTTACCCAGGCGAACGGTCTGTGGGAAGCCCGGGTGATTTTGAATCTCTGA